The proteins below come from a single Vidua chalybeata isolate OUT-0048 chromosome 1, bVidCha1 merged haplotype, whole genome shotgun sequence genomic window:
- the LOC128800818 gene encoding uncharacterized protein LOC128800818: MGMGFRQIVFMCFILLPVAMSNRAHFPMRQPKGNVWETLAKAAGLDSICLTHSRPGKPFSTCLVGVPVKEWPIPKNIPPKVLKSFSDPMEGWHVWTQFLPVAHFEPQELDIFGSTRMKFCIIFNPSGVTETDNHTIDVTPNQLFYRNASSWCNYTKMMSKLSLQNPAVLPKGIFLICGDRIWPAIPAKIRGGPCSIGELSLITPNLKILREQSHRKIRSIEQYGPNCDDEVYTWNKARRIAVAIFSPQAASGVALTQLDHIACWLSKHTRAISSALSDMLTDIDSARQATLQNRAAIDYLLLSHGHGCEEFEGMCCMNLSDHSKSIHENIKQMQNSINKLQKVTGSW; the protein is encoded by the coding sequence ATGGGCATGGGGTTCAGACAGATAGTGTTCATGtgcttcattcttttgcctGTTGCCATGAGCAATAGGgcacattttcccatgagacagccaaagggaaatgtgtgggaaactttggcaaaggcagcaggtctggacagcatttgtctgactcattcaaggccagggaaaCCATTCTCGACATGTTTGGTAGGTGTGCCGGTGAAAGAATGGCCGATCCCAAAAAACATCCCTCCAAaggttctgaaatctttttcgGATCCTATGGAAGGATGGCATGTCTGGacacagttccttcctgtggctcatttcgaaccccaggaattggacatTTTTGGgtcaacaagaatgaaattttgcatcatATTCAACCCATcgggagtgacagagacagataaccATACGATAGATGTCActccaaaccagctcttttacagaaatgcatcatcctggtgcaattacaccaagaTGATGAGCAAACTATCCCTCCAGAATCCAGCCGTTTtaccaaaaggaattttcttgatttgtggggacagaatttggcctgCTATCCCTGCAAAAATCAGGGGCGGTCCATGCAGCATTGGAGAACTCTCATTGATAACACccaatttgaaaattttgagggaacagtcacacagaaaaataagatcCATTGAACAATATGGCCCAAATTGTGATGATGAAGTTTATACCTGGAACAAGGCTCGGAGAATTGCAGTAGCAATTTTCTCACCCCAAGCAGCATCGGGGGTGGCCTTGACACAATTGGACCACATAGCGTGTTGGTTGAGCAAACACACTCGTGccatttcctctgcactgaGCGACATGTTAACAGATATCGACAGTGCGAGACAAGCAACACTTCAGAACAGGGCGGCAATTGATTATTTGCTGCTATCACACggacatgggtgtgaagaatttgagggaatgtgctgcatgaacttgTCTGATCATTCGAAATCCAtccatgaaaacataaaacaaatgcaaaatagcaTCAACAAATTGCAAAAGGTCACAGGATCATGGTAG